In Desulfonatronovibrio magnus, a single window of DNA contains:
- a CDS encoding MotA/TolQ/ExbB proton channel family protein, protein MRYLFVLTALIMGLFITGSVQAGTDLDTLLQEIRQRAAVEEALNREREQEFRSDLEGARERVRQMREALSSEQARQEHLLDVYEQNESLLSGLEKDLREEQGGLGEMFGVVRQNAGDFHALFMSSLTMADRPGDLDFLNELADSRSLPAISDLERFWVLILEEMVETGRVTRISAEVVRPDGNKVEKQIVRVGSFNAVSEGHYLSHVQGRNQFLKLPRQPGSAYLRQAAALDEAAPGDILPFALDPSRGAILAQLVQSPSVIERVMQGRVIGLIIICLGALGAILFAVRFAVLLLTERRVGRQLGSEEIIRNNPLGRLMDQYLRNKKVDPETLEIRLEETIMKESPSLEKGLTTIKILAAVAPLLGLLGTVVGMIETFQSITLFGTGDPQLMAGGISQALVTTALGLTVAIPLLFLHSIASSKSRRLIGIMEEQGAGYLAEHMQKYRERAEHG, encoded by the coding sequence ATGAGATATCTGTTTGTTTTGACTGCCCTGATTATGGGCCTTTTCATTACTGGTTCTGTCCAGGCCGGGACTGATCTTGATACTTTGCTTCAGGAGATCCGCCAGCGGGCGGCAGTTGAAGAAGCCCTTAACAGGGAACGGGAGCAGGAATTCAGGTCTGATCTTGAAGGGGCCCGGGAACGGGTCAGACAGATGCGTGAGGCTTTAAGCAGTGAGCAAGCCAGACAGGAGCACCTGCTGGATGTCTATGAGCAGAATGAATCCCTGCTTTCCGGGCTGGAAAAAGATCTGCGTGAAGAACAGGGGGGCCTTGGTGAAATGTTTGGTGTTGTCCGCCAGAATGCCGGGGACTTTCATGCTTTGTTTATGAGTTCTCTGACCATGGCCGATCGACCCGGTGACCTGGATTTTTTAAATGAGCTGGCAGACAGCAGAAGCTTGCCCGCAATAAGTGATCTGGAAAGGTTCTGGGTGCTGATTCTGGAAGAAATGGTGGAAACAGGGCGGGTGACAAGGATAAGTGCAGAAGTTGTTCGCCCTGATGGAAATAAGGTTGAAAAACAGATTGTCCGGGTGGGATCATTTAATGCTGTTTCAGAGGGACATTATCTTTCCCATGTTCAGGGCAGAAACCAGTTTCTAAAGCTTCCCAGGCAGCCCGGCTCAGCTTATCTGCGACAGGCAGCCGCTCTTGATGAAGCAGCACCGGGTGACATTCTGCCTTTTGCCTTGGATCCGTCCAGAGGGGCCATCCTGGCCCAGCTGGTCCAGTCCCCGTCTGTTATAGAGCGAGTCATGCAGGGCAGGGTCATCGGGCTGATAATAATCTGCCTGGGCGCACTGGGAGCAATTCTCTTTGCGGTTAGATTTGCAGTTCTACTGCTGACCGAGAGGCGGGTTGGCAGACAGCTGGGATCAGAAGAGATTATCCGGAATAACCCTTTGGGCCGTTTAATGGATCAATACCTTCGCAATAAAAAAGTAGATCCAGAGACTCTGGAGATCAGGCTGGAAGAAACCATCATGAAGGAGTCTCCCAGTCTGGAAAAGGGCTTGACCACCATTAAGATCCTGGCTGCAGTGGCTCCGCTTCTAGGACTTCTCGGCACGGTGGTGGGCATGATTGAGACCTTTCAGTCCATTACCCTGTTTGGAACCGGAGATCCACAGCTTATGGCCGGAGGCATATCCCAGGCCTTAGTGACCACGGCCTTAGGGTTGACCGTGGCTATCCCCCTGCTTTTTCTGCACAGCATTGCTTCATCCAAGAGCAGGCGGCTCATCGGCATTATGGAGGAGCAGGGAGCAGGATATCTGGCCGAACATATGCAGAAATACCGGGAAAGGGCGGAACATGGTTGA
- a CDS encoding TonB-dependent receptor plug domain-containing protein, translating to MAKKIIIMALLLIMAGGPVLAAEEEPARLEEFVVSATMTQKYLSDAPGSIEVITSKQMEEMNALTVADALENSVGLIVSRESGRTRVPSIRGARSKHTLVLMDGRRLAFGFNDMIDLRQIPVVMVDRIEIVRGPASALYGSDALGGVVNIITRKAPYEWSGEAKTQFGINKDGDAKEYVGSAMVGGPLDRFRFLLSAEKRKKDGWNKTSSLPDDGFEESPLLLSGRFSFDLTDSQMLSAGVEYTDNKYEGGQFYERMDRTRNFDEERRGYFAQYDAHFSDVHDFMLRVNRSEYENKMLFDPDARSGRRNTSQYVNQAEARYSGLYFDSHLVTLGFDFRRDELDDTQMGELRNKEHVNNFSVFLQDEFNIFDPLYLVLGLRYDNHSEYGDQWTTRASTIYSLSDSIRVRASFGQGFRAPSLTELYVTSLRRRGQEVYEANPDLKAEKSTSYELGIEGDFDIVYAGLTGFYTDVENLIESIFNRVEGSGPSRKSYYQWDNIAKATIKGIEAEAGLRLPHGFSVDGNLTWMDIDNKSGGEDIGAQPKYKGFVKLGYEYPDWRLKANLRMSYTGRMEYAEGDRYSYTLFGTYISKGFGPNFEIFAGVDNIFNKTFERNNVTQIEPTTFYGGLSYRF from the coding sequence GTGGCAAAAAAAATAATTATCATGGCTTTGTTACTGATTATGGCCGGCGGCCCTGTTCTGGCTGCTGAAGAGGAACCTGCAAGGCTTGAAGAGTTTGTGGTTTCTGCAACCATGACTCAAAAGTATTTATCTGATGCGCCGGGGTCCATTGAAGTCATTACCTCTAAGCAGATGGAGGAAATGAATGCCCTGACAGTAGCTGACGCTCTGGAAAACTCAGTGGGCCTGATAGTTTCCAGAGAGTCCGGCAGAACAAGGGTTCCCAGCATTCGCGGCGCCAGAAGCAAACATACTCTGGTGCTCATGGATGGCCGCAGACTAGCATTTGGTTTTAATGACATGATTGATCTGCGCCAGATCCCCGTGGTTATGGTGGATCGTATTGAAATTGTGCGTGGACCTGCTTCAGCGCTGTACGGCAGTGATGCCCTTGGCGGAGTTGTTAATATTATTACCAGAAAAGCCCCGTACGAGTGGAGCGGTGAAGCCAAAACCCAGTTTGGAATTAATAAGGACGGCGATGCCAAAGAGTATGTTGGCAGCGCCATGGTGGGCGGACCCCTGGACCGCTTTCGATTTTTACTGTCAGCTGAAAAGCGAAAAAAAGATGGTTGGAATAAAACCAGTTCATTGCCTGATGACGGGTTTGAAGAGTCACCTTTGCTGCTTTCCGGACGCTTTTCTTTTGATTTGACTGACAGCCAGATGCTGTCAGCCGGGGTGGAGTATACAGACAATAAATATGAGGGTGGTCAGTTTTATGAGAGAATGGACAGGACAAGAAACTTTGATGAAGAACGAAGAGGATATTTTGCCCAGTATGATGCTCATTTTTCAGACGTGCATGACTTTATGCTCAGGGTGAACAGGTCGGAATATGAAAATAAAATGCTTTTCGATCCGGACGCCCGGTCAGGCAGAAGAAATACCAGCCAGTATGTGAATCAGGCTGAAGCAAGATATTCAGGTCTTTACTTTGACAGTCATCTGGTAACCCTGGGTTTTGATTTCCGGCGGGATGAACTGGATGATACCCAGATGGGCGAGCTGCGCAACAAGGAACATGTGAATAATTTCAGCGTATTTCTGCAGGATGAATTTAATATTTTTGATCCGCTTTATCTGGTTCTCGGGCTGCGCTATGATAATCATTCTGAATATGGAGATCAGTGGACAACCAGAGCCTCAACCATCTACAGCCTGTCTGACTCCATCAGGGTCAGGGCATCTTTTGGCCAGGGTTTCAGGGCTCCCTCCCTTACTGAACTGTACGTCACTTCACTGCGCCGCAGAGGCCAGGAGGTATATGAAGCCAATCCGGATCTCAAGGCAGAGAAGTCTACAAGCTACGAACTGGGAATCGAAGGAGATTTTGATATTGTTTACGCAGGACTGACCGGCTTTTATACTGATGTCGAGAACCTCATTGAATCCATTTTTAACCGGGTTGAAGGCAGCGGCCCCAGCAGGAAAAGCTATTATCAGTGGGATAATATTGCCAAAGCAACAATCAAAGGGATTGAAGCTGAGGCAGGCCTTAGACTTCCCCATGGTTTTTCAGTGGACGGAAACCTGACCTGGATGGATATTGATAACAAGTCCGGAGGCGAGGATATCGGGGCCCAGCCCAAGTATAAGGGGTTTGTAAAGCTCGGATACGAATATCCGGACTGGAGGCTCAAGGCCAACCTGCGCATGTCTTATACCGGCAGAATGGAATACGCCGAAGGGGACCGCTACTCATACACACTGTTTGGAACCTATATTTCCAAAGGTTTCGGCCCAAACTTTGAGATTTTTGCCGGAGTGGATAATATTTTCAACAAAACCTTTGAGCGTAATAACGTTACCCAGATAGAGCCGACAACCTTTTATGGCGGTTTGAGCTACCGGTTTTAA
- a CDS encoding DUF3450 domain-containing protein — MNKLIIILIILFAAFFPARLMAGDKVQQIVQEESIIIDQGRQSQDRIDKMSEETRQLLNEYRDLSRQHRNLVVYNDNLNDMVNSQQEEVDSLERQINDIQVTKREIVPLMLHMLDTLEDFVHADLPFLQDERRARVEGLRNLMVRADVDIPEKFRQIMLAYQTESDFGRSMEAFQGELVLDGQERSVEFLRIGRLVLAYQTLDRSETGFWSARDRAWLPLERRYNQTVRQGIRIAGRQAAPELIQVPVIMSLPVFAPVYEDEGFGEYSTPAVMEQP, encoded by the coding sequence TTGAATAAGTTGATAATAATTTTGATTATTCTATTTGCAGCTTTTTTTCCGGCAAGATTGATGGCCGGGGATAAAGTTCAGCAGATTGTGCAGGAAGAATCCATTATCATTGACCAGGGAAGACAGTCCCAGGACAGGATTGACAAGATGTCTGAAGAAACCAGGCAGTTGCTGAACGAATACAGAGATCTTTCCCGGCAGCACAGAAACCTGGTTGTTTACAATGACAACCTGAACGACATGGTCAACTCACAACAGGAAGAGGTGGACTCCCTGGAAAGACAGATCAATGACATCCAGGTTACCAAGCGGGAGATAGTCCCTCTTATGCTGCACATGCTGGATACTCTGGAAGACTTTGTCCATGCTGATCTGCCTTTTCTGCAGGATGAGCGCCGGGCCAGGGTGGAAGGTCTGAGAAACCTCATGGTCAGAGCAGATGTGGATATCCCGGAAAAGTTCCGGCAGATCATGCTGGCTTACCAGACTGAGTCTGACTTTGGACGGAGTATGGAGGCCTTCCAGGGTGAGCTTGTCCTGGACGGACAGGAGAGAAGCGTTGAGTTTCTGCGCATTGGACGTCTGGTCTTGGCATATCAGACTCTGGACCGAAGTGAAACCGGTTTCTGGAGCGCCCGCGACAGAGCGTGGCTGCCTCTGGAAAGGAGATATAATCAGACTGTCCGGCAGGGTATTCGCATAGCTGGCAGACAGGCGGCACCTGAACTTATTCAGGTGCCTGTGATCATGTCTTTGCCGGTTTTTGCTCCTGTGTACGAAGATGAAGGGTTTGGTGAATACTCAACGCCGGCAGTGATGGAGCAGCCATGA